Proteins from a genomic interval of Cryptococcus neoformans var. grubii H99 chromosome 8, complete sequence:
- a CDS encoding phenylacrylic acid decarboxylase — protein sequence MSGYKNLISVLTSRHTETASDGTGSTTNLESKDYDVSSPDKHVIPFSTASLADVPFQLIPEKLRRKTYVVAVTGATGATLAIRLLQALRALDIETHLILSKWAVKTLKYETDMTERELKDLADYSYSNSDLAAPPSSGSFVHDGMFIIPCSMKTLAAVRIGLGDELISRSADVCLKEGRKLMLVVRETPLNDIHLENMLFLRRAGAIIFPPVPAYYIRPQTIDDLINQTVGRILDSMGLHTTGFARWAENV from the exons ATGTCGGGCTACAAGAATCTCATTTCCGTTCTCACTTCAAGACACACAGAGACTGCTTCAGATGGCACAGGAAGTACAACCAACTTGGAGAGCAAGGATTATGATGTTTCATCTCCCGATAAACATGTTATTCCTTTCTCGACAGCTTCTCTCGCCGACGTTCCATTCCAACTCATTCCTGAAAAACTGCGGAGAAAAACATATGTGGTCGCTGTGACAGGAGCGACAGGTGCCACTCTTGCCATTCGATTACTACAGGCACTGCGAGCTCTCGATATTGAAACACATTTGATTCTAAGCAAGTGGGCAGTGAAGACATTGAAATATGAGACTGATATGACTGAGAGAGAG CTCAAAGATCTCGCCGACTATTCATACTCCAACTCAGACTTAGCGGCGCCTCCGTCGTCTGGTTCCTTCGTACATGATGGCATGTTCATCATTCCCTGCAGTATGAAAACACTCGCTGCAGTAAGGATAGGCCTTGGAGATGAACTCATATCGAGATCGGCAGACGTTTGTctgaaggagggaagaaagctTATGCTGGTTGTGCGGGAGACACCTCTTAACGATATCCACTTGGAAAACAT GTTATTCCTTCGTCGAGCCGGTGCTatcatctttcctcctgTTCCTGCATATTATATAAGGCCACAAACAATAGACGACCTCATCAATCAAACCGTTGGACGGATATTAGATTCAA TGGGGCTGCATACTACTGGTTTTGCACGTTGGGCCGAGAATGTATGA
- a CDS encoding cytoplasmic protein has protein sequence MADPYIRETPASLTHTPTMIRSPAHQYHHKMSIIPAAPHLEFRSFVEALKQDNDLISITREVDPDLEAAAITRLVYENDLPAPLFENLKGAKDGLFRILGAPGALRKDKATRYGRLARHIGLEPTAGMKEILDKVLSAEKLEPIEPTVVQDGPCKQNILQEEDVHIESLPSPSIHKDDGGKYIQTYGMHVVQSPDGKWTNWSIARAMVKDDKHLVGLVIEPQHIWQIHELWKKEGKNCPWALCFGVPPAAIMASSMPIPDGVSEAGYIGAFIGESIPVIKCETNNLLVPSTSEIVFEGSLSITETAPEGPFGEMHGYIFPGDTHNWPVYKVNCITHRDDAILPMSACGRLTDETHTMIGTLAAAEIGKVCRDAGLPVKDAFSPFESQVTWVALQFDGKKLREMKTTSEELRKKVGDVVFNHKVGYTIHRLVLVGDDIDVYDGKDILWAFSTRCRPNLDETYFEDVRGFPLVPYMGHGNGSPVQGGKVVSDALMPLEYITGPDFIAADFQNSYPEELKAHVLSKWEADGFASL, from the exons atggCAGATCCATATATAAGAGAAACACCAGCAAGTCTCACTCACACTCCGACAATGATTCGTTCCCCAGCTCATCAGTATCATCACAAAATGTCTATTATTCCAGCTGCACCCCATCTTGAATTCCGATCCTTTGTCGAAGCTCTCAAGCAGGACAATGACCTCATTTCAATTACACGAGAGGTTGACCCCGACCTGGAAGCCGCCGCCATCACCCGTCTTGTATACGAGAACGACCTTCCTGCACCCTTATTTGAGAACTTGAAAGGTGCCAAAGATGGCCTCTTCCGTATCCTCGGTGCCCCTGGTGCCCTGAGGAAGGACAAGGCCACTCGCTACGGCCGCCTCGCGCGCCATATCGGGCTTGAACCTACTGCTGGTATGAAGGAGATTCTCGATAAAGTGCTCTCTGCCGAAAAACTGGAACCTATCGAACCTACTGTGGTTCAGGATGGTCCTTGTAAACAAAACATCCtccaggaggaagatgtcCACATCGAGTCACTTCCAAGCCCTTCCATCCACAAAGACGACGGTGGCAAATACATCCAAACTTACG GCATGCATGTAGTCCAGTCTCCCGATGGCAAGTGGACAAATTGGTCCATCGCCCGAGCGATGGTTAAAGACGACAAACACCTAGTCGGTCTTGTCATCGAACCTCAGCACATTTGGCAGATTCACGagctttggaagaaggaagggaaaaatTGCCCTTGGGCTTTATGTTTTGGTGTTCCACCGGCTGCTATTATGGCTTCTTCCATGCCAATTC CTGACGGGGTATCCGAGGCCGGATATATCGGCGCCTTCATTGGAGAGTCCATTCCGGTCATCAAATGCGAGACCAACAATCTTCTCGttccctccacctccgAAATCGTCTTTGAGGgttctctttccattaCCGAAACAGCTCCAGAAGGTCCATTTGGAGAGATGCACGGCTACATCTTCCCTGGCGATACCCACAATTGGCCCGTTTACAAGGTTAATTGCATCACTCACCGAGACGATGCTATCCTGCCCATGTCTGCTTGCGGTCGTTTGACAGATGAAACT CATACCATGATTGGTACCCTTGCCGCTGCTGAGATTGGCAAAGTTTGTCGAGATGCCGGTCTTCCGGTCAAGGACGCTTTTTCCCCCTTCGAATCTCAAGTCACTTGGGTTGCCCTTCAGTTCGATGGCAAGAAGttgagggagatgaagacCACTTCCGAGGAattgagaaagaaggtCGGCGATGTCGTGTTCAACCACAAAGTGGGCTACACCATCCATCGTCTTGTCCTAGTGGGAGATGACATTGACGTCTATGACGGCAAGGACATTC TCTGGGCTTTCTCCACTCGTTGTCGACCAAACCTGGACGAGACTTACTTCGAGGATGTCCGTGGATTTCCCTTAGTGCCATACATGGGTCACGGTAACGGCTCTCCTGTTCAGGGTGGCAAGGTTGTTTCTGATGCCCTCATGCCTCTCGAATACATCACAGGACCCGATTTCATTGCTGCCGACTTTCAGAATAGCTATCCCGAAGAGCTGAAAGCTCATGTGCTTAGCAAGTGGGAGGCCGATGGCTTTGCTTCTTTGTGA
- a CDS encoding cytoplasmic protein, variant 1, whose translation MADPYIRETPASLTHTPTMIRSPAHQYHHKMSIIPAAPHLEFRSFVEALKQDNDLISITREVDPDLEAAAITRLVYENDLPAPLFENLKGAKDGLFRILGAPGALRKDKATRYGRLARHIGLEPTAGMKEILDKVLSAEKLEPIEPTVVQDGPCKQNILQEEDVHIESLPSPSIHKDDGGKYIQTYGMHVVQSPDGKWTNWSIARAMVKDDKHLVGLVIEPQHIWQIHELWKKEGKNCPWALCFGVPPAAIMASSMPIPDGVSEAGYIGAFIGESIPVIKCETNNLLVPSTSEIVFEGSLSITETAPEGPFGEMHGYIFPGDTHNWPVYKVNCITHRDDAILPMSACGRLTDETHTMIGTLAAAEIGKVCRDAGLPVKDAFSPFESQVTWVALQFDGKKLREMKTTSEELRKKVGDVVFNHKVGYTIHRLVLVGDDIDVYDGKDIRK comes from the exons atggCAGATCCATATATAAGAGAAACACCAGCAAGTCTCACTCACACTCCGACAATGATTCGTTCCCCAGCTCATCAGTATCATCACAAAATGTCTATTATTCCAGCTGCACCCCATCTTGAATTCCGATCCTTTGTCGAAGCTCTCAAGCAGGACAATGACCTCATTTCAATTACACGAGAGGTTGACCCCGACCTGGAAGCCGCCGCCATCACCCGTCTTGTATACGAGAACGACCTTCCTGCACCCTTATTTGAGAACTTGAAAGGTGCCAAAGATGGCCTCTTCCGTATCCTCGGTGCCCCTGGTGCCCTGAGGAAGGACAAGGCCACTCGCTACGGCCGCCTCGCGCGCCATATCGGGCTTGAACCTACTGCTGGTATGAAGGAGATTCTCGATAAAGTGCTCTCTGCCGAAAAACTGGAACCTATCGAACCTACTGTGGTTCAGGATGGTCCTTGTAAACAAAACATCCtccaggaggaagatgtcCACATCGAGTCACTTCCAAGCCCTTCCATCCACAAAGACGACGGTGGCAAATACATCCAAACTTACG GCATGCATGTAGTCCAGTCTCCCGATGGCAAGTGGACAAATTGGTCCATCGCCCGAGCGATGGTTAAAGACGACAAACACCTAGTCGGTCTTGTCATCGAACCTCAGCACATTTGGCAGATTCACGagctttggaagaaggaagggaaaaatTGCCCTTGGGCTTTATGTTTTGGTGTTCCACCGGCTGCTATTATGGCTTCTTCCATGCCAATTC CTGACGGGGTATCCGAGGCCGGATATATCGGCGCCTTCATTGGAGAGTCCATTCCGGTCATCAAATGCGAGACCAACAATCTTCTCGttccctccacctccgAAATCGTCTTTGAGGgttctctttccattaCCGAAACAGCTCCAGAAGGTCCATTTGGAGAGATGCACGGCTACATCTTCCCTGGCGATACCCACAATTGGCCCGTTTACAAGGTTAATTGCATCACTCACCGAGACGATGCTATCCTGCCCATGTCTGCTTGCGGTCGTTTGACAGATGAAACT CATACCATGATTGGTACCCTTGCCGCTGCTGAGATTGGCAAAGTTTGTCGAGATGCCGGTCTTCCGGTCAAGGACGCTTTTTCCCCCTTCGAATCTCAAGTCACTTGGGTTGCCCTTCAGTTCGATGGCAAGAAGttgagggagatgaagacCACTTCCGAGGAattgagaaagaaggtCGGCGATGTCGTGTTCAACCACAAAGTGGGCTACACCATCCATCGTCTTGTCCTAGTGGGAGATGACATTGACGTCTATGACGGCAAGGACATTCGTAAGTGA
- a CDS encoding cytoplasmic protein, variant 2, with the protein MKEILDKVLSAEKLEPIEPTVVQDGPCKQNILQEEDVHIESLPSPSIHKDDGGKYIQTYGMHVVQSPDGKWTNWSIARAMVKDDKHLVGLVIEPQHIWQIHELWKKEGKNCPWALCFGVPPAAIMASSMPIPDGVSEAGYIGAFIGESIPVIKCETNNLLVPSTSEIVFEGSLSITETAPEGPFGEMHGYIFPGDTHNWPVYKVNCITHRDDAILPMSACGRLTDETHTMIGTLAAAEIGKVCRDAGLPVKDAFSPFESQVTWVALQFDGKKLREMKTTSEELRKKVGDVVFNHKVGYTIHRLVLVGDDIDVYDGKDILWAFSTRCRPNLDETYFEDVRGFPLVPYMGHGNGSPVQGGKVVSDALMPLEYITGPDFIAADFQNSYPEELKAHVLSKWEADGFASL; encoded by the exons ATGAAGGAGATTCTCGATAAAGTGCTCTCTGCCGAAAAACTGGAACCTATCGAACCTACTGTGGTTCAGGATGGTCCTTGTAAACAAAACATCCtccaggaggaagatgtcCACATCGAGTCACTTCCAAGCCCTTCCATCCACAAAGACGACGGTGGCAAATACATCCAAACTTACG GCATGCATGTAGTCCAGTCTCCCGATGGCAAGTGGACAAATTGGTCCATCGCCCGAGCGATGGTTAAAGACGACAAACACCTAGTCGGTCTTGTCATCGAACCTCAGCACATTTGGCAGATTCACGagctttggaagaaggaagggaaaaatTGCCCTTGGGCTTTATGTTTTGGTGTTCCACCGGCTGCTATTATGGCTTCTTCCATGCCAATTC CTGACGGGGTATCCGAGGCCGGATATATCGGCGCCTTCATTGGAGAGTCCATTCCGGTCATCAAATGCGAGACCAACAATCTTCTCGttccctccacctccgAAATCGTCTTTGAGGgttctctttccattaCCGAAACAGCTCCAGAAGGTCCATTTGGAGAGATGCACGGCTACATCTTCCCTGGCGATACCCACAATTGGCCCGTTTACAAGGTTAATTGCATCACTCACCGAGACGATGCTATCCTGCCCATGTCTGCTTGCGGTCGTTTGACAGATGAAACT CATACCATGATTGGTACCCTTGCCGCTGCTGAGATTGGCAAAGTTTGTCGAGATGCCGGTCTTCCGGTCAAGGACGCTTTTTCCCCCTTCGAATCTCAAGTCACTTGGGTTGCCCTTCAGTTCGATGGCAAGAAGttgagggagatgaagacCACTTCCGAGGAattgagaaagaaggtCGGCGATGTCGTGTTCAACCACAAAGTGGGCTACACCATCCATCGTCTTGTCCTAGTGGGAGATGACATTGACGTCTATGACGGCAAGGACATTC TCTGGGCTTTCTCCACTCGTTGTCGACCAAACCTGGACGAGACTTACTTCGAGGATGTCCGTGGATTTCCCTTAGTGCCATACATGGGTCACGGTAACGGCTCTCCTGTTCAGGGTGGCAAGGTTGTTTCTGATGCCCTCATGCCTCTCGAATACATCACAGGACCCGATTTCATTGCTGCCGACTTTCAGAATAGCTATCCCGAAGAGCTGAAAGCTCATGTGCTTAGCAAGTGGGAGGCCGATGGCTTTGCTTCTTTGTGA
- a CDS encoding DNA-directed RNA polymerase III subunit RPC10: MLFCPYCANSLTIGDREDSTDKCWVCPTCPYQFIIERQISMRTHLKRKEVDDVLGGKEAWANVDKTDTACPKCDHRRAYFRQMQIRSADEPMTTFYKCCECGHQWREN; the protein is encoded by the exons ATGCTCTTCTGCCCTTACTGCGCCAACAGTCTCACAATCGGCGATCGTGAAGATAGTACAGACAAGTGCTG GGTCTGTCCCACTTGCCCATACCAGTTCATCATCGAACGTCAA ATATCAATGAGAACGCATCTAAAGCGGAAGGAAGTGGACGACGTCTTAGGAGGCAAAGAAGCGTGGGCAAATGTGGATAAGACAGATA CTGCTTGTCCTAAGTGTGATCATAGACGGGCATACTTCAGACAAATGCAGATTCGTTCGGCAGATGAGCCCATGACCACCTTCTA CAAATGCTGCGAGTGTGGACATCAGTGGCGAGAA AACTAG
- a CDS encoding solute carrier family 25, member 38: MTPPSASPPATSSKVNLQASHHLLSGALSGLSSAVVLQPLDLLKTRLQQSQGDIGSKRQRLRGVVNQVIKDDGISGLWRGTIPTLVRNVPGVAVYFYSLSAIRNRLSAIPYFSITVPVSENRISTSSGQMKREAGSRSAIVKLSSGGNLLAGAVGRTSVGFVLSPITVIKARFESNRYSNYHSILGALSSLYRTQGVKGFYQGFTATAVRDAPYAGLYLVFYEKSKELAGRLPGVPNAALHSCSGIMAATLATIITSPADVIKTRMQVNPTEHPTLRKAIARVVQERGPLGFFSGTSLRISRKAASAAIGWTVYEGLLIFLRDRKGQPQTGAL, translated from the exons ATGACCCCTCCTTCTGCCTCCCCGCCTGCCACAAGCAGCAAGGTCAATCTTCAAGCctcacatcatcttctttcaggCGCGTTGTCGGGTCTGTCTTCGGCTGTAGTCTTACAGCCCCTCGATCTTCTCAAGACAAGATTACAACAAAGCCAAGGAGATATAGGCTCCAAGAG GCAAAGATTAAGAGGCGTTGTCAACCAGGTCatcaaagatgatggaatATCGGGACTATGGAGAGGTACCATCCCGACGTTAGTCAG GAATGTCCCGGGAGTAGCTGTATATTTTTATTCCCTCTCCGCCATCCGAAATCGCCTCTCAGCAATCCCATATTTTTCCATAACTGTGCCTGTATCTGAAAATAGAATATCAACATCATCTGGGCaaatgaagagggaggCAGGCTCCAGATCGGCGATCGTGAAGCTTTCTTCGGGCGGAAACCTGTTGGCCGGAGCCGTGGGCAGGACATCGGTAGGCTTCGTCTTGAGCCCTATCACAGTCATCAAAGCGCGCTTTGAG AGTAACCGATATTCTAATTATCATTCTATTCTCGGtgccctctcctccttgtaCCGCACCCAAGGGGTGAAAGGTTTCTATCAAGGATTCACGGCCACCGCAGTCCGTGATGCTCCGTATGCGGGACTGTACCTGGTATTCTATGAGAAATCAAAAGAGTTGGCAG GGAGATTACCAGGGGTGCCTAATGCGGCCTTACATTCCTGCTCAG GTATTATGGCCGCCACCCTTGCCACAATCATCACCTCACCGGCCGATGTAATCAAA ACTAGAATGCAGGTCAACCCAACTGAGCATCCTACATTACGGAAAGCCATTGCGAGAGTCGTTCAG GAGCGAGGACCCTTGGGTTTCTTCTCGGGAACTTCCCTACGAATATCGCGCAAAGCTGCATCTGCTGCGATTGGATGGACGGTGTACGAGGGACTTTTGATTTTCCTTAGAGATCGTAAAGGGCAGCCTCAAACAGGAGCATTATAG
- a CDS encoding solute carrier family 25, member 38, variant, translating to MTPPSASPPATSSKVNLQASHHLLSGALSGLSSAVVLQPLDLLKTRLQQSQGDIGSKRQRLRGVVNQVIKDDGISGLWRGTIPTLVRNVPGVAVYFYSLSAIRNRLSAIPYFSITVPVSENRISTSSGQMKREAGSRSAIVKLSSGGNLLAGAVGRTSVGFVLSPITVIKARFESNRYSNYHSILGALSSLYRTQGVKGFYQGFTATAVRDAPYAGLYLVFYEKSKELAGRLPGVPNAALHSCSGKLN from the exons ATGACCCCTCCTTCTGCCTCCCCGCCTGCCACAAGCAGCAAGGTCAATCTTCAAGCctcacatcatcttctttcaggCGCGTTGTCGGGTCTGTCTTCGGCTGTAGTCTTACAGCCCCTCGATCTTCTCAAGACAAGATTACAACAAAGCCAAGGAGATATAGGCTCCAAGAG GCAAAGATTAAGAGGCGTTGTCAACCAGGTCatcaaagatgatggaatATCGGGACTATGGAGAGGTACCATCCCGACGTTAGTCAG GAATGTCCCGGGAGTAGCTGTATATTTTTATTCCCTCTCCGCCATCCGAAATCGCCTCTCAGCAATCCCATATTTTTCCATAACTGTGCCTGTATCTGAAAATAGAATATCAACATCATCTGGGCaaatgaagagggaggCAGGCTCCAGATCGGCGATCGTGAAGCTTTCTTCGGGCGGAAACCTGTTGGCCGGAGCCGTGGGCAGGACATCGGTAGGCTTCGTCTTGAGCCCTATCACAGTCATCAAAGCGCGCTTTGAG AGTAACCGATATTCTAATTATCATTCTATTCTCGGtgccctctcctccttgtaCCGCACCCAAGGGGTGAAAGGTTTCTATCAAGGATTCACGGCCACCGCAGTCCGTGATGCTCCGTATGCGGGACTGTACCTGGTATTCTATGAGAAATCAAAAGAGTTGGCAG GGAGATTACCAGGGGTGCCTAATGCGGCCTTACATTCCTGCTCAGGTAAACTAAATTAG